In the genome of Salinispirillum sp. LH 10-3-1, one region contains:
- a CDS encoding CaiB/BaiF CoA-transferase family protein, producing the protein MDKPLTGIRVLDLSRILAGPWASQLLADMGAEVIKIEQPGKGDDTRRWGPPWVGDSGEAAYFLSANRGKQSVTIDIAQPAGQALIRELALKSDVLIENFKVGGLKKYGLDYASLHALNPRLVYCSITGFGQEGPYAQRAGYDFMIQGMGGLMSLTGQPDEVAGGGPVKVGVALTDIFTGMYASNAITAALWQRQTTGTGTHIDLGLLDVQVGVLANQALNYLTSGQVPQRLGNAHPNIVPYQAFSTGDGHLILAVGNDTQFQRFCTVAGAPELATDERFTTNALRVANRQVLIPLLEPLLTQFSTDEWLTKLEVEGVPCGPINTLDRVFADPQVQHREMAIEREHATAGEVKLVSNPIRFDGVALNAETAPPVLGQHTAAVLQSVLGMSENAIAQLRDDGVV; encoded by the coding sequence ATGGACAAACCGCTGACAGGCATTCGTGTACTGGATTTATCGCGCATATTGGCAGGGCCTTGGGCCAGCCAGTTGCTGGCCGATATGGGTGCCGAGGTGATCAAGATTGAACAACCCGGTAAGGGTGACGACACCCGCCGCTGGGGGCCACCGTGGGTGGGTGATTCTGGCGAGGCGGCGTATTTTCTGTCGGCCAATCGGGGCAAGCAGTCCGTCACCATTGATATTGCCCAGCCTGCCGGACAAGCGCTGATTCGAGAACTGGCGCTTAAAAGCGATGTCTTGATTGAGAACTTTAAAGTCGGCGGTCTTAAAAAATACGGCCTCGACTACGCCAGCCTGCACGCCTTAAACCCGCGCTTGGTGTATTGCTCCATTACCGGCTTCGGTCAAGAAGGGCCCTATGCCCAGCGTGCTGGTTATGACTTCATGATTCAAGGCATGGGCGGCCTGATGAGCCTCACCGGCCAACCCGACGAAGTAGCGGGTGGTGGCCCGGTGAAAGTCGGCGTTGCGTTGACGGATATTTTTACCGGCATGTACGCCAGCAATGCCATCACCGCCGCACTGTGGCAACGCCAAACCACCGGCACTGGCACACACATCGACCTCGGCTTGCTGGACGTGCAGGTCGGCGTGCTTGCCAATCAAGCACTGAACTACCTCACCTCCGGGCAGGTGCCCCAGCGCTTGGGCAATGCGCACCCGAACATTGTGCCTTATCAAGCGTTCAGCACAGGCGACGGACACCTCATTCTCGCGGTCGGTAACGACACCCAATTTCAGCGCTTTTGCACGGTAGCGGGCGCACCCGAATTGGCCACCGACGAACGCTTCACCACCAACGCCTTGCGCGTGGCAAATCGACAGGTCTTGATTCCCTTGCTCGAACCCTTGCTCACGCAGTTTAGTACCGACGAATGGCTGACGAAATTAGAAGTTGAGGGCGTGCCCTGCGGCCCGATAAACACGCTGGACCGCGTGTTCGCCGACCCACAGGTCCAGCATCGTGAAATGGCTATTGAACGCGAACACGCAACCGCCGGTGAGGTGAAATTGGTCAGCAACCCTATACGCTTTGACGGCGTCGCGTTAAACGCGGAAACGGCCCCGCCGGTATTGGGGCAGCATACGGCTGCCGTGTTGCAATCGGTGTTAGGCATGAGTGAAAACGCCATCGCTCAATTACGAGACGATGGCGTGGTGTAG
- a CDS encoding acyl-CoA dehydrogenase, protein MAGFQWDDALLLDQQLTEDERLIRDAARAYCQEKLQPRVMSAAREERFDREIMSEMGELGLLGATVAEQYGGAGVGHVAYGLVAREVERVDSGYRSAMSVQSSLVMYPIEAYGTEEQKMKYLPKLASGEMVGCFGLTEPNHGSDPGSMETRAKKVDGGYLLTGAKMWITNSPIADLAVVWAKSDSHDNKIKGFIVERGTEGFSTPKIHGKLSLRASITGEIVLDNAFVPDENLLPNAQGLGGPFGCLNKARFGIAWGAMGAAESCWHAARQYTLDRKQFGRPLAATQLVQLKLANMQTEITLGLQAALQVGRLMDSGNWAPEMISLIKRNNCGKALDVARVARDMHGGNGISEEFGVMRHMVNLETVNTYEGTHDVHALILGRAQTGIQAFF, encoded by the coding sequence ATGGCCGGATTTCAATGGGACGACGCATTACTGCTGGACCAACAACTGACAGAAGACGAACGCCTCATTCGTGATGCAGCCCGCGCTTACTGCCAAGAAAAACTACAACCGCGCGTCATGAGCGCCGCCCGCGAAGAACGTTTCGACCGCGAAATCATGAGCGAAATGGGCGAGCTTGGCCTGTTGGGCGCCACCGTTGCCGAACAATACGGTGGCGCAGGCGTCGGCCACGTCGCTTATGGCCTCGTTGCGCGTGAAGTAGAGCGCGTAGACTCCGGCTATCGTTCCGCCATGAGCGTGCAGTCTTCCTTGGTGATGTACCCCATCGAAGCCTACGGCACCGAAGAGCAAAAGATGAAATATCTGCCCAAGTTAGCCAGCGGCGAAATGGTCGGCTGCTTCGGCTTGACGGAACCAAACCACGGCTCCGACCCCGGCTCGATGGAAACCCGCGCCAAGAAAGTTGACGGCGGTTATTTGCTGACCGGCGCAAAAATGTGGATCACCAACAGCCCTATCGCTGATCTCGCTGTAGTTTGGGCGAAATCAGACAGTCACGACAACAAAATCAAGGGCTTTATCGTTGAACGCGGCACCGAAGGCTTCAGCACACCGAAGATCCACGGCAAGCTGTCGCTGCGTGCTTCGATCACCGGTGAAATAGTGCTCGACAATGCCTTTGTGCCGGACGAAAACCTGCTGCCCAATGCGCAAGGTCTGGGCGGGCCGTTCGGTTGTTTGAATAAAGCACGGTTCGGTATCGCCTGGGGGGCGATGGGTGCGGCAGAGTCTTGCTGGCATGCAGCTCGCCAGTACACGCTAGACCGCAAGCAGTTTGGCCGTCCATTAGCGGCAACTCAGCTAGTGCAGTTGAAGCTAGCGAACATGCAAACAGAAATCACCTTGGGCTTACAAGCAGCGTTGCAGGTCGGTCGTCTGATGGACAGTGGCAATTGGGCACCAGAAATGATTTCGCTGATCAAGCGCAATAACTGCGGCAAAGCACTCGACGTAGCCCGCGTAGCGCGGGACATGCATGGCGGCAATGGCATTTCCGAAGAATTCGGCGTGATGCGCCACATGGTGAACCTCGAAACGGTCAACACCTACGAGGGCACCCACGATGTTCATGCCCTGATTCTTGGGCGGGCACAGACAGGCATTCAAGCGTTCTTCTGA
- a CDS encoding FCD domain-containing protein, which yields MTKLMSGLDTTRRLKRADQIVESVKRWVVVQDMQPGERLPNEATLMEQFDCARGTVREALKSLEVQGLITIKTGPNGGAVLAQVPYPLASQLLRNFLHFQHPTGPDIYQLRVLVEPQIAEMAVGNLTDADLAELNRLTELCAEAPANLEERLEQRIAELEFHNVLADRCGNPLFAFLGRFLNDLIKDLVIYKKVQLPEQREFSEANLHFHRELNEAFQQRDQAHVKQLMTEHMLSAQAFNVELEGQLVGGLLAARQ from the coding sequence ATGACCAAATTAATGTCAGGGTTAGACACCACACGGCGCTTAAAACGTGCTGATCAGATTGTGGAATCGGTTAAGCGTTGGGTGGTGGTGCAAGACATGCAGCCGGGTGAGCGCTTGCCGAATGAAGCAACCTTGATGGAACAGTTTGATTGCGCGCGCGGTACGGTACGGGAGGCATTGAAGTCGCTGGAAGTGCAGGGGCTGATTACCATTAAAACCGGCCCGAACGGTGGGGCGGTGTTGGCGCAGGTGCCTTATCCATTGGCTTCGCAACTGCTGCGTAATTTTTTGCACTTTCAGCACCCCACCGGGCCAGACATCTATCAGTTGCGTGTGCTGGTTGAGCCGCAGATTGCCGAGATGGCGGTAGGTAATTTAACCGATGCTGATCTTGCAGAGTTGAACCGTTTGACCGAGTTGTGTGCTGAGGCGCCGGCTAACCTTGAAGAGCGTTTAGAGCAACGCATTGCCGAATTGGAGTTTCACAATGTGCTGGCGGATCGTTGTGGCAATCCGTTGTTTGCTTTCTTAGGGCGATTTTTGAACGATCTGATCAAAGACCTCGTGATCTATAAGAAAGTTCAGTTGCCGGAACAACGCGAGTTCTCCGAGGCGAATCTGCATTTTCATCGTGAATTGAATGAAGCGTTTCAGCAGCGTGATCAGGCGCACGTAAAGCAACTGATGACCGAGCACATGCTGAGTGCGCAGGCGTTTAATGTTGAGCTGGAAGGGCAGTTGGTGGGTGGATTGCTCGCTGCACGGCAGTAA
- a CDS encoding TetR/AcrR family transcriptional regulator — translation MARASKRDHIVAEATGLFLNQGFKGTSIDLVVSTCAVSKPTVYNHFPDKAVLMAAVIDDWLAQRHITPPPALDEETILDHLQANWWTPDHMAMYRLIIAEGWRFADAAQRFWADFHQPWQNAAEDWLQTLQGHSASEAKQCLEAALWQRLMALAKERI, via the coding sequence ATGGCCAGAGCGTCCAAACGGGACCACATTGTTGCCGAAGCCACCGGCCTGTTCTTGAATCAAGGTTTTAAAGGCACCTCCATCGACTTGGTGGTCAGCACCTGCGCCGTCTCTAAGCCCACGGTATACAACCACTTTCCCGACAAGGCGGTATTAATGGCCGCGGTCATTGATGACTGGCTGGCGCAACGCCACATCACCCCACCGCCAGCATTGGACGAGGAAACAATACTGGACCACCTGCAAGCGAATTGGTGGACGCCCGATCACATGGCGATGTATCGCCTGATCATCGCCGAAGGCTGGCGCTTCGCCGACGCCGCGCAACGCTTCTGGGCCGACTTTCATCAACCTTGGCAGAACGCAGCTGAAGACTGGCTGCAAACCCTCCAGGGCCACTCGGCCAGCGAGGCCAAACAGTGCCTTGAAGCAGCCCTCTGGCAACGGCTTATGGCACTGGCCAAAGAAAGGATTTAG
- a CDS encoding acetolactate synthase 3 large subunit, which produces MLSGGQMLMRALKDEGVKYIYGYPGGAVLHIYDALHRQEDVQHILVRHEQAATHMADAYARASGKAGVVLVTSGPGATNAVTGIATAYMDSIPMVIITGQVMSHLIGEDAFQETDMMGISRPIVKHNMSVRRAEDIPMLVKKAFYIAESGRPGPVVLDIPKDMTMPNERFPYVYPTEIKMRSYNPVTRGHSGQIKKAVNLLMQAKRPMIYSGGGVILGKASDLLTGLAKKLGYPVTNTLMGLGAFPGSDDQFVGMLGMHGTYEANTAMHNADVILAVGARFDDRVTNNTKKFCPGAKIIHIDIDPTSISKTITADVPIVGPVRSVLEEMLNAIDESKLEVDQAALAQWWKQINEWRTRHGGRYNTDDSEMMKPQHVIETMWKVTEGNAYVTSDVGQHQMFAAQYYKFNKPNRWINSGGLGTMGFGLPAAMGVALNYPDEQVCCVTGEGSIQMNIQELSTCKQYNLPVKILNLNNGYLGMVKQWQDMNYESRYSNSYLDSLPDFVALAEAYGHVGMRIEKLSDLEPALREAFAMKDRLVFLDVLVEPKEHVYPMQVPTGAMGDMFLSKTERT; this is translated from the coding sequence ATGTTGTCCGGTGGACAAATGCTCATGCGAGCCCTCAAAGACGAGGGTGTTAAATACATCTATGGCTATCCCGGTGGTGCTGTACTCCACATTTATGATGCGTTGCACCGTCAAGAAGACGTGCAGCACATTTTAGTACGCCATGAGCAGGCTGCTACGCACATGGCCGACGCTTACGCGCGTGCCTCTGGTAAGGCCGGTGTTGTACTGGTAACCAGTGGCCCCGGCGCAACCAACGCTGTTACGGGCATCGCTACCGCGTACATGGACTCTATTCCCATGGTGATCATTACCGGCCAGGTAATGAGCCACTTGATCGGTGAGGATGCCTTCCAAGAAACCGACATGATGGGAATCTCGCGCCCGATCGTAAAACACAACATGTCGGTACGCCGCGCGGAAGACATTCCGATGTTGGTCAAAAAAGCATTCTATATCGCCGAAAGCGGCCGCCCCGGGCCGGTTGTGCTCGATATACCGAAAGACATGACCATGCCGAATGAACGCTTTCCGTATGTTTATCCAACGGAAATCAAAATGCGCTCGTACAACCCGGTGACGCGTGGGCACAGCGGTCAAATCAAAAAAGCAGTCAATCTGTTGATGCAAGCCAAGCGACCGATGATCTATTCCGGCGGTGGTGTCATTCTCGGTAAGGCATCGGACTTGCTGACCGGTTTGGCGAAGAAGCTCGGTTATCCAGTGACCAACACCCTGATGGGCTTGGGTGCGTTTCCTGGTTCAGACGATCAATTCGTCGGTATGCTTGGTATGCACGGTACTTATGAAGCCAATACGGCTATGCACAACGCAGATGTGATCTTGGCCGTGGGCGCTCGTTTTGATGACCGTGTAACCAATAATACGAAGAAATTCTGTCCTGGTGCGAAAATCATTCACATCGACATTGATCCGACCTCAATCTCTAAAACCATTACGGCAGACGTGCCCATCGTAGGGCCAGTGCGTTCGGTATTAGAAGAAATGCTGAATGCCATTGACGAGAGCAAGCTGGAAGTCGATCAGGCTGCGCTGGCGCAGTGGTGGAAGCAGATCAACGAGTGGCGCACCCGCCACGGTGGTCGCTACAACACCGACGACAGCGAAATGATGAAGCCGCAGCACGTCATTGAAACCATGTGGAAGGTGACCGAGGGCAATGCCTATGTGACCAGCGACGTGGGTCAGCATCAGATGTTTGCGGCACAGTATTACAAGTTCAACAAGCCGAACCGGTGGATTAACTCCGGTGGTCTGGGCACCATGGGCTTTGGCCTGCCTGCGGCCATGGGCGTGGCCTTGAACTACCCCGATGAGCAAGTGTGCTGCGTAACCGGTGAAGGTTCGATCCAGATGAACATTCAGGAGCTGTCGACCTGCAAGCAGTATAACCTGCCAGTGAAGATACTGAACCTGAATAACGGCTACCTGGGCATGGTTAAGCAGTGGCAGGACATGAACTATGAGTCGCGTTACTCGAACTCTTACTTGGATTCGTTGCCTGACTTTGTTGCCTTGGCAGAGGCCTATGGTCACGTGGGCATGCGTATTGAGAAACTGTCAGATCTAGAGCCTGCGCTGCGTGAGGCCTTTGCTATGAAAGACCGTTTGGTGTTCTTAGATGTGTTGGTGGAGCCGAAGGAGCATGTGTATCCGATGCAGGTGCCGACCGGCGCCATGGGCGATATGTTTTTGAGCAAGACGGAGAGGACCTAA
- the ilvN gene encoding acetolactate synthase small subunit produces MRRIISVLMENESGALARVVGLFAQRGYNIDSLTVAPTEDSTLSRMTLVTHGSDEVIEQITKQLHKLIEVVKLIDLTEGTHVERELMLVKVRASGVQREEVKRTADIFRGQIIDVTPNTYTIQITGASDKLDAFLSSLTQTTLLEVVRTGVSGISRGEKTLSL; encoded by the coding sequence ATGCGACGTATTATTTCAGTTTTGATGGAAAACGAATCGGGCGCATTGGCGCGGGTAGTGGGCTTGTTTGCTCAGCGTGGCTACAACATCGACTCGCTGACGGTTGCCCCGACAGAGGACTCTACCCTGTCGCGCATGACTTTGGTTACGCACGGCAGCGACGAAGTCATCGAGCAGATCACCAAGCAATTACATAAGTTGATTGAAGTAGTTAAGCTGATCGACCTGACTGAAGGTACCCACGTCGAGCGTGAGCTGATGCTGGTGAAGGTTCGGGCATCGGGTGTGCAGCGCGAGGAAGTAAAACGTACCGCTGACATCTTCCGTGGCCAGATCATTGATGTAACGCCTAACACCTATACCATCCAGATCACTGGGGCCAGTGATAAACTGGATGCCTTTTTGAGTTCACTGACGCAGACGACACTATTGGAAGTAGTGCGTACAGGGGTTTCGGGTATCTCACGAGGCGAGAAAACGCTTAGTTTGTGA
- a CDS encoding HDOD domain-containing protein, which translates to MAGTATRPLFARQPIFDSDLRIVGYELLFRGMVGNEAVFEDGSEASAQVLINALTEVDLIEVVDGKRAFVNFTLDMLSAVPEFAKKHLVIELLEDIPVTPHLIDKLRELKAKGFTLALDDYGTRRYPRELLNLIDVVKVDLLHVSPSRLPLVVESLESFNVQLLAEKVETLADYDRCRVLGFEMYQGYFFSYPQVISGRPRGSDRHTILELISTLYREDVQVKDVVAVINRDPAIAVKLLRLVNSALYRRQRAIQSIQQAITMLGLNRLRSWVTLLLLDKSSDRGNALTELTLFHAFFCQTVARETSPPMEDAAFTVGLLSCLDAFFDEPMEDLLKNLPLDNLLQQALLANKGRLGAWLRLARFMQRYPADRVSDNALEKLGLTRVKLTSMQQSTLQEVFEATNILELSQELIA; encoded by the coding sequence ATGGCAGGAACCGCAACGCGTCCGTTGTTTGCCCGACAACCTATTTTTGACTCAGACTTGCGTATTGTGGGTTACGAGTTGCTTTTTAGAGGTATGGTTGGGAATGAAGCCGTATTTGAAGACGGGTCAGAGGCATCTGCTCAGGTCCTCATCAATGCGTTGACGGAAGTAGACCTGATTGAAGTGGTTGACGGCAAACGTGCGTTTGTTAATTTTACCCTCGATATGCTTTCCGCTGTTCCCGAATTTGCCAAGAAGCACCTAGTCATTGAATTGCTGGAAGATATTCCAGTCACTCCCCATCTGATCGACAAATTGCGTGAATTGAAGGCCAAGGGTTTCACCTTGGCATTAGATGATTATGGTACACGCCGCTATCCAAGGGAGTTATTGAATTTAATCGATGTCGTGAAGGTCGACCTGCTGCATGTCAGTCCGTCACGTCTGCCGCTGGTGGTCGAGTCATTGGAGTCCTTCAATGTGCAGCTGTTGGCTGAAAAGGTGGAGACGCTGGCGGACTATGATCGCTGCCGTGTGCTCGGATTCGAAATGTATCAAGGGTACTTCTTCAGCTACCCGCAGGTTATATCCGGTCGCCCACGGGGCTCTGATCGACATACTATTCTGGAGTTAATCAGTACGCTGTATCGCGAAGACGTGCAGGTTAAAGATGTGGTCGCGGTGATCAATCGTGATCCGGCCATCGCCGTTAAACTACTGCGGCTGGTCAACTCTGCTTTGTATCGTCGACAACGCGCCATTCAATCGATTCAGCAAGCCATTACCATGTTGGGCCTTAATCGACTGCGTAGCTGGGTCACGCTGTTGTTGCTGGATAAAAGCAGTGACCGTGGCAACGCATTAACAGAACTCACGTTATTCCACGCTTTTTTCTGTCAAACCGTTGCGCGCGAAACCAGCCCGCCGATGGAAGACGCTGCATTTACGGTCGGCTTGTTGAGTTGTTTGGATGCCTTCTTCGATGAGCCGATGGAAGACCTACTGAAGAACTTACCGCTCGACAATTTATTGCAACAAGCGTTGTTAGCCAATAAAGGGCGTTTGGGTGCATGGCTGCGATTAGCGCGGTTTATGCAGCGCTATCCTGCTGACCGGGTATCTGACAATGCATTGGAAAAACTGGGGTTAACGCGCGTCAAGTTGACCTCGATGCAACAAAGCACGCTGCAAGAAGTGTTTGAAGCCACGAATATCTTGGAACTAAGCCAGGAACTTATTGCATAG
- the ilvC gene encoding ketol-acid reductoisomerase, translated as MSNNYFNTLNLRQQLDQLGRCRFMDRSEFANECDFLKGKKVVIVGCGAQGLNQGLNMRDSGLDVSYALRAAAISEKRQSWKNASDNGFTVGSYEELIPQADLVVNLTPDKQHSDVVETVMPLMKKGAALGYSHGFNIVEVGQRIREDITVVMVAPKCPGTEVREEYKRGFGVPTLIAVHPENDPQGEGLEIAKAWAAATGGHRAGVLESSFVAEVKSDLMGEQTILCGMLQAGSILCYDKMVEEGIDAGYASHLVQYGWEVITEALKLGGITNMMDRLSNPDKIKAFDLAEDLKDLMAPLFQKHQDDIISGEFSRTMMADWAADDKDLFRWREETGETAFEKSPTYSGKIAEQEFFDNGILMVAMVKAGVELAFETMVASGIIEESAYYESLHELPLIANTIARKRLYEMNVVISDTAEYGNYLFANAAVPLLAEHVMPKVKTDVIGKGTSAGNAADNLRLIEVNREIREHPIEWIGDELRGYMKDMKKIVEA; from the coding sequence GTGTCTAACAACTATTTCAATACCCTGAATCTGCGCCAGCAGCTTGACCAACTGGGTCGCTGCCGCTTTATGGATCGTAGCGAATTCGCCAACGAATGCGATTTCTTGAAAGGCAAAAAAGTGGTCATCGTCGGCTGTGGTGCGCAAGGTCTGAATCAAGGCTTAAACATGCGTGACTCTGGCTTGGACGTGTCTTATGCCCTGCGTGCAGCGGCCATTTCCGAGAAGCGTCAGTCTTGGAAAAACGCCAGCGACAACGGATTCACCGTAGGTTCTTATGAAGAACTGATTCCCCAAGCAGACTTGGTAGTTAACCTGACCCCCGACAAGCAGCACTCAGACGTCGTAGAAACTGTTATGCCGCTGATGAAGAAAGGCGCCGCATTGGGTTACTCACACGGCTTTAACATTGTTGAAGTTGGCCAACGCATTCGTGAAGACATCACCGTAGTGATGGTTGCACCTAAGTGCCCAGGCACCGAAGTGCGTGAAGAATACAAGCGTGGTTTCGGTGTGCCGACTTTGATCGCCGTACACCCCGAAAACGACCCACAAGGTGAAGGACTGGAAATCGCCAAAGCCTGGGCAGCGGCCACTGGCGGCCACCGCGCGGGTGTACTGGAAAGCTCCTTCGTTGCCGAAGTGAAGTCAGACCTAATGGGTGAGCAAACGATTTTGTGCGGTATGCTGCAAGCTGGCTCGATCCTGTGCTACGACAAAATGGTCGAAGAAGGCATCGATGCGGGCTATGCGAGCCACTTGGTACAGTACGGCTGGGAAGTGATCACCGAGGCCCTGAAGCTGGGTGGCATCACCAACATGATGGATCGTTTGTCTAACCCAGACAAAATTAAAGCCTTTGATCTGGCCGAAGACCTGAAAGACTTAATGGCTCCGTTGTTCCAGAAGCACCAAGACGACATCATCAGCGGTGAGTTCTCACGCACTATGATGGCTGACTGGGCTGCAGACGACAAAGACCTGTTCCGCTGGCGCGAAGAAACCGGCGAGACTGCCTTTGAAAAGTCACCGACTTACAGCGGTAAGATTGCTGAGCAAGAGTTCTTCGACAACGGCATCTTGATGGTGGCTATGGTTAAAGCTGGTGTTGAGCTGGCATTTGAAACCATGGTGGCATCAGGCATCATCGAAGAGTCAGCGTACTATGAGTCGCTGCACGAATTACCTTTGATCGCCAACACCATTGCGCGCAAGCGTTTGTACGAAATGAACGTGGTCATTTCTGACACGGCTGAATACGGCAACTACCTGTTCGCTAACGCCGCGGTACCTTTGCTGGCAGAACACGTAATGCCTAAGGTTAAAACCGACGTAATCGGCAAAGGCACCAGCGCAGGTAACGCTGCCGATAACCTGCGCTTGATCGAAGTAAATCGCGAAATCCGTGAGCACCCAATCGAGTGGATTGGTGATGAACTGCGTGGTTACATGAAAGACATGAAGAAAATCGTAGAGGCCTGA
- a CDS encoding histidine kinase, with the protein MLIAVVITTFNGFTLWRNLWVSAGFGVPIVVMVNWVYRLNPNGREWNNNFIALVLGFAIGVLNLMAVIFTSHPESIAQLNVRVWIGNLVFSFAICLAVYYFFYTRYRMQCLRAEVLERQAQAADRERLLVQSQLQVLQSQIEPHFLFNTLANVQGLVDIEPTKAKQMIAALTQMLRANLQRTRATSTTLIEEFEIARCYLDIQSIRMGERLTYQLDLPETLQNCVVPPMLLQPLVENAITHGFERSTGPGQVVIRAKAQDQQLCLSVQDDGLGFVTGNAGSGVGLTNVRERLQSLYGDDASLTLTALAPHGVLAEIRLPRYGQ; encoded by the coding sequence ATGTTGATCGCCGTAGTGATTACAACGTTTAATGGTTTTACGTTGTGGCGCAACCTGTGGGTGTCCGCCGGCTTCGGTGTGCCCATCGTAGTGATGGTCAATTGGGTGTACCGTTTGAACCCCAACGGCCGGGAGTGGAACAACAACTTTATTGCGCTGGTGCTGGGGTTCGCCATCGGTGTGCTCAACTTGATGGCGGTGATTTTCACCAGTCACCCTGAGTCGATCGCTCAGCTCAATGTGCGCGTGTGGATTGGCAACCTGGTGTTCTCTTTCGCTATCTGTCTTGCCGTGTATTACTTCTTTTATACGCGCTATCGTATGCAGTGTTTGCGGGCCGAGGTATTAGAGCGCCAAGCGCAAGCCGCTGACCGTGAACGCTTGCTCGTACAGAGCCAGTTGCAAGTATTGCAAAGTCAGATAGAACCGCATTTCCTATTCAATACCCTTGCCAACGTACAAGGGCTTGTCGATATTGAGCCCACCAAGGCGAAGCAGATGATTGCCGCGTTGACACAGATGCTACGGGCGAATTTGCAACGTACACGTGCGACCAGCACCACCCTGATAGAAGAGTTTGAAATTGCTCGCTGCTACCTGGATATCCAGTCTATTCGCATGGGTGAGCGGCTGACCTACCAACTCGACTTGCCCGAAACGCTGCAAAACTGTGTCGTGCCGCCCATGTTGCTGCAGCCCTTGGTTGAAAACGCCATTACGCATGGCTTTGAGCGCAGTACCGGTCCTGGCCAGGTTGTCATTCGCGCGAAAGCACAAGACCAGCAGCTTTGTCTTAGCGTGCAGGATGATGGTTTGGGCTTTGTAACGGGTAACGCTGGCAGCGGAGTAGGTTTGACGAACGTCCGCGAACGCTTACAGTCGTTGTACGGCGATGACGCCAGCCTGACCCTCACTGCCTTGGCGCCGCATGGCGTTCTGGCCGAAATTCGGTTGCCTCGCTATGGTCAGTAA
- a CDS encoding LytTR family DNA-binding domain-containing protein has translation MVSNPLPMTAVIADDEPILRFHLNRLLGELAPNLDIVAMAADGDEALALVRTAKPDVVFLDIKMPGKSGLEVAAVLQKEGLTAQCAIVFLTAYDQYAVEAFEREAVDYLLKPVDEKRLQQTLIRVESRRLAPKAVDVDLLKLQQLLQASTPMPVQHLQWINAQRGDDIHVVAVEQVLQFKAEDKYTTVVTAQGEYLIRRSLKQLEEELSPDQFWRVHRNTIVQVSAIERVSRSLTGQYSAHLKQCAQPVAVSRRFAERFKQM, from the coding sequence ATGGTCAGTAACCCCTTGCCGATGACAGCAGTCATTGCCGACGACGAACCCATTTTGCGCTTTCACCTTAACCGGCTGTTGGGTGAATTGGCGCCCAATTTAGACATAGTCGCCATGGCGGCTGACGGCGATGAAGCCTTGGCTTTGGTGCGTACTGCTAAACCCGATGTGGTGTTTCTAGACATCAAGATGCCCGGTAAGTCCGGGCTTGAAGTAGCAGCGGTGTTGCAAAAAGAGGGCTTGACCGCGCAATGCGCCATCGTTTTCCTGACGGCTTACGATCAATACGCTGTCGAGGCCTTCGAGCGGGAAGCGGTCGATTATCTGCTCAAACCGGTAGATGAGAAGCGCCTGCAACAGACACTGATACGCGTCGAAAGTCGTCGTTTGGCACCCAAGGCTGTGGATGTTGATCTGCTTAAGCTGCAGCAACTGTTGCAGGCCAGCACGCCCATGCCCGTGCAGCACTTGCAATGGATCAATGCGCAACGAGGCGACGATATTCATGTGGTGGCGGTAGAGCAGGTGCTGCAATTTAAAGCTGAAGATAAATACACCACCGTGGTGACGGCGCAAGGCGAATACCTGATTCGACGTTCGTTAAAACAATTGGAAGAGGAGTTGTCTCCCGATCAGTTTTGGCGCGTCCACCGCAATACCATTGTGCAGGTGTCTGCCATTGAACGGGTCAGTCGCAGCTTGACCGGGCAATACAGCGCGCATCTAAAACAATGCGCGCAGCCGGTGGCCGTCAGCCGTCGTTTTGCGGAGCGTTTCAAGCAAATGTAA